The Montipora foliosa isolate CH-2021 chromosome 1, ASM3666993v2, whole genome shotgun sequence genome has a window encoding:
- the LOC137970884 gene encoding uncharacterized protein, with product MQRAKALQKVFSFPSVKRFLANRRISWKFNMDRAPWCGGFFERMILNAKRSLLRTLRNAKLDYDELHIILVEVEGSLNSRPLTFLSSDDVEEPLTPFHLIYGRRILSLLDFTRNREASLRQAVSFDDMLRRRKYLQLLLEHFWKRWSREYVTE from the coding sequence ATGCAGCGCGCAAAGGCCTTACAAAAGGTGTTTTCGTTCCCAAGTGTCAAGAGATTCCTTGCAAATAGAAGGATTTCGTGGAAGTTTAACATGGACAGAGCACCCTGGTGTGGTGGCTTTTTCGAAAGGATGATACTGAATGCGAAACGAAGTTTGCTGAGGACACTGAGGAATGCCAAGCTTGACTATGATGAGCTTCATATCATCCTAGTGGAAGTTGAGGGAAGCCTGAACTCTAGACCACTAACATTCCTGTCTTCAGATGATGTTGAAGAGCCATTGACACCCTTCCATTTAATCTATGGGAGGAGAATTCTGtctttacttgatttcacacGAAATAGAGAGGCTTCACTGAGACAGGCAGTGTCGTTCGACGATATGCTAAGAAGAAGAAAGTATCTCCAGTTGTTGCTAGAACACTTTTGGAAACGTTGGAGTAGAGAGTATGTTACAGAGTAA
- the LOC137970876 gene encoding uncharacterized protein B0403.1-like: protein MELRLYADDTTGYAASNSPATLEFYINSDLARLSHWLEDNYLTINATKTQAMIVGKSNYNYELTLKSNHILTIDELKLLGVTIDNKLTFSSHIKLVLSKIHAKIAALRRIRNFIDSDTAVKLYKSHILPHFDYCSPLLIGINQTLSDKLENANYYVLRTLFNLPKSISYEQIMLQYNLDSIKHRRLVQALTLVYKSYPNYISSMFRIKNCAYNLRGNGSRLDQPAPNTGFKHRSFSYIACRLWNKIPLHVREAPNLKNFMAKLKKLKLSQDECLCDSCSN from the coding sequence ATGGAATTGAGGCTCTACGCAGATGACACAACCGGTTATGCTGCTAGTAACTCACCTGCGACCTTGGAATTCTACATCAATAGTGACCTGGCGAGATTATCACATTGGCTTGAAGATAACTACCTCACCATCAATGCCACTAAGACGCAGGCTATGATTGTTGGCAAATCCAACTATAATTATGAGCTCACCTTAAAGTCAAATCATATTCTGACTATCGATGAACTTAAGTTGCTGGGAGTGACGATTGACAATAAGCTCACTTTTTCTTCACATATTAAATTGGTTCTTAGTAAAATTCATGCAAAGATAGCCGCCTTGCGCAGAATTAGGAATTTTATTGATAGTGACACTGCGGTTAAACTATATAAGTCGCACATTCTACCTCATTTTGACTATTGTAGTCCTCTTCTAATAGGAATTAATCAAACTTTATCTGATAAGTTAGAAAATGCCAATTATTACGTACTTAGAACTCTCTTCAATCTACCTAAGTCTATTAGTTACGAGCAGATCATGTTGCAGTATAATTTAGATTCCATTAAGCATAGGCGCCTGGTCCAAGCTCTGACACTTGTGTACAAAAGCTATCCCAATTATATAAGTAGTATGTTTAGAATCAAAAACTGTGCATACAATCTTCGCGGCAATGGTAGCAGACTCGATCAGCCGGCCCCTAATACTGGTTTTAAACACAGATCTTTTTCGTATATTGCGTGCCGCCTCTGGAACAAGATACCTTTGCATGTTAGGGAGGCCCCAAACCTTAAGAATTTTATGGCCAAACTAAAGAAACTTAAGTTGAGCCAGGACGAATGTCTTTGTGATTCCTGCTCTAATTAG
- the LOC137970873 gene encoding uncharacterized protein has translation MGDKHVCFCAENFRNQDKLIRFYTGIVNWNVFLQLFNFIEDRCKDLKYWRSDIKVDENHQQQLRQGRPRSLSMLDEYFLTLVRLRHAFPEEHLAYLFKVSRSTVSRVFHSWINLLYFELGSLPIWQSKDLIWETMPVAFKEKYSATRCILDCTEIKICKPSSLRTQSQCFSSYKNTTTAKGLLGIAPSGAPTFISDLYTGSISDKDITKQSGILELLEEGDECMADKGFNIKDLLEPIGVTLNIPPFLSDKGQFDGGEVENTQSIASVRIHVERAISRIKMYKIISNVVPLSLSGLLNQIWTVCGMLLLFQAPIINQESVED, from the coding sequence ATGGGGGATAAACACGTGTGTTTTTGTGCTGAAAACTTTCGCAACCAAGACAAATTAATTCGATTTTACACAggtattgttaactggaatgtGTTTTTACAATTGTTTAACTTCATTGAAGATAGGTGTAAGGATCTTAAATACTGGAGGTCGGATATCAAGGTGGATGAAAATCATCAACAACAGCTGCGACAAGGGAGACCTCGCAGCCTGTCGATGCTTGACGAGTATTTTTTAACTCTTGTGAGATTGAGACATGCCTTCCCAGAGGAACATCTAGCATATCTTTTCAAAGTATCTAGGTCAACAGTTTCCAGAGTGTTCCATTCTTGGATTAACTTACTTTACTTTGAATTGGGATCTCTTCCCATCTGGCAAAGCAAGGATTTGATCTGGGAAACTATGCCAGTTGCCTTCAAAGAAAAGTACTCAGCTACGAGATGCATTCttgactgtacagaaatcaaaatctGCAAGCCATCATCCTTGAGGACTCAAAGCCAGTGTTTTTCTTCTTACAAAAACACGACAACTGCCAAGGGATTACTAGGAATTGCACCCTCAGGAGCCCCAACCTTTATTTCTGATCTTTACACAGGTAGCATTTCAGATAAAGACATAACAAAACAAAGTGGTATCCTTGAGCTGCTGGAAGAAGGAGATGAGTGCATGGCAGACAAAGGATTTAACATCAAGGATTTACTGGAGCCAATTGGAGTAACTTTAAATATTCCTCCATTTCTTTCTGATAAAGGTCAATTTGATGGAGGAGAAGTTGAAAATACACAATCAATAGCTAGTGTCCGCATCCATGTAGAAAGGGCCATTAGTAGAATCAAGATGTATAAAATCATTTCCAACGTTGTGCCCTTGTCCCTTTCAGGGCTTTTAAATCAGATTTGGACAGTGTGTGGTATGTTACTGCTATTTCAGGCCCCAATTATCAACCAAGAAAGTGTAGAAGATTGA